TTTTTACCTCGAATAAATTAGAAAATAATGATTTAAAGTATGGAAATATGGCTTTGATGACTGACGACTGCAATACAACAGTAAAGCCAAGTTGGCTTAAAGGCGGCTGGTGGGATGGAGCTCAGGATTTCTGGGATGATTTTTATCAGGATGGAAGACTTGAAAAAGAGCCTGTGAGCAGCTATCCAGACAGTAAAATAGGACCTCAGGGAGTAAAGGTTGGTTCTTTAGGGATTTACCATACACTAAAGCCAGACGAGGAGAAAACCTTTGAGTTTATTTTAACCTGGTATTTTCCTAATAGACCAAAAGACTGGTTTGAGGAAATTAAAGAGATTGAGAAGAATTATTATAGTACAATCTTCGAGGATGCCTGGAGTGCAGGCAAGTATATGCTTGAAAACATGTCTCACCTGGAGAAAGGAAGTAGAAGTTTTCACAGGTCTATTTTTGGAAGCACGCTGCCGGACTATGTAATAGACGCTTTAACAAGCAATATTACTGTTATAAGAAGCAACACTTGTTTTAGAATAAAGGATGGCACATTTTTAGCTTATGAGGGCTGTCATGATTCAATGGGCAGCTGCGATGGAACTTGTACTCACGTATGGAACTATGCTCAAACCTTAGCTTTTCTGTTCCCGGAACTTGAAAGAACTGCTAGAAATGTAGAGTTTAATATTGAGACTGATGAAAATGGATTAATGGCTTTTAGAACAAGGCAAGTTTTTGATCAGGAAAAATTTGATATGGTTCCGGCTGCTGATGGGCAAATGGGAACTATAATCCGCCTTTATAGGGAATGGAAATTAAGCGGCGACAATGAATTTTTGAAAAAAGTATGGGATAAAGCAAGCAAAGCTCTAGATTTTGCTTTTGAATATTGGGATTCTGACAGCGATTTTGTACTTGACAGAGAGCAGCACAATACTTATGACATCGAATTTTATGGTCCCAATTCTTTAACTAACTCTATGTTTCTTGCTGCACTAAAAGCAGGTGCGGAAATGGCAGAGTTTGTTCATGACATTAAGCATCAAATTAAATATCAGACTGCCTTTGAAAAAGGCAGCAGAAAGATGGATGAACTCCTATGGAATGGAGAGTATTATATACAAAATATTGAAGATGTGAATGAACACAAATATCAATATGGTATAGGCTGTCTTTCGGATCAGGTCTTAGGTCAATCACTTGCTCATATAGCAGGCTTAGGATACATACTGCCTGAAGAGCATGTTAAAAAAGCTGTTAAAGCTATATACAATTACAATTTTAAAAGTGATTTTAGAAAGATACATAGTGTGCAAAGAACCTATGTGCTTAACGATGAAAGCGGGTTAATTCTTTGCTCCTGGCCAAAGGGCGGAAGGCCAAGACTACCTTTCGTGTACTCTGATGAGGTATGGACAGGAATTGAATATCAGGTTGCTTCACATTTAATTTATGAAGGCTTTATTGACGAGGGACTGTCTATTGTAAAGGCAGTAAGAGACAGACATGACGGCTACAAAAGAAACCCATGGAATGAAGTGGAGTGCGGCAATCACTATGCTCGTTCATTGGCTAGCTGGGCGGTTTTAATAGCACTTAGCGGATTTAAGTATGACATGGTAAATGGAAAAGTGAGCTTCAAGCCTGTAATAAATGAAGAGGACTTTTCTTGTTTCTGGAGCACAGGCAAAGCATGGGGAATATACAATCAGAAGAAGAATACAGATACAGGAGAAGCTGAATGGAGCATAGAAGTGCTTTACGGAAGCTTGGATGGTATAGAAGTAAATATAGAAAATTAGACAATATGCGTGCATGAGATGGTTAAAGCTCTAAAATGGCTTTAACGAGCAGCTTGTGAGCTGAGCGAACATTTTAAGTTACCCAGTGCCCAAAGGGAAACGAGTAATCGTAAATAGCCCAGTGTTTCCACTGAAAGGAGGAAGTTATGCAAAAATTTGACGGTTTGAATGTAAACATGAGTAATTTGCATCTGTTGTCAGATGCAAAAACACGATCTATTAGCCCTGAAAATTTCACGGGCGAGAAGGGCAAGGGTGGAATGGCAACCACAGGTACAGGAGAAAGAGCCTCAAGTCAGCTTGGAAGAGGCTGGAAGGTGTCGCCTTCAATTATTATACATGCCAAAGAAACCTTTGAGCTTGGGAATATTGAGGGCCCGGGCGCAATTCAGCATATATGGATGACTCCAACTGGAATATGGAGAAACAGCATATTAAAAATATATTATGACAATCAGGATATTCCTTCAGTTGAATGCCCTGTAGGAGACTTCTTTGCATGCGGTTGGGGACAGTATGCTCACGTAAATTCACTAGCAGTAACAGTAAACCCAGGCAGTGCTTTTAACTGTTATTGGACTATGCCCTTTAGAAAAAACTGCAGAATAACAATGACGAATATTGGCGAGGAGGATATGTATCTTTATTACCAGATAGATTATGTACTAACAGAGGTTTCTGAGGATACTGCATACTTTCACGCACAGTTCAGGCGCGTTAATCCTCTTCCTTATAAAGAAGTCTATACAATAGTAGACGGTATTAAAGGGAAGGGCCACTATGTTGGAACCTACATGGCTTGGGGAGTAAATAACAATGGCTGGTGGGGAGAAGGGGAAATAAAGTTTTATATGGATGGCGATAAGGAGTATCCGACAATATGCGGTACTGGAACAGAAGATTATTTCTGCGGCTCCTATAATTTTGAAAATAAGACAACCCACCAATATGAGGAATACACAACTGCTTATGCAGGGCTTCCTCAGGTTATTCGCCCAGACGGGCTTTATCAGTCTCAAATGCGTTTTGGCATGTACAGATGGCATATAACAGACCCAATAAGATTTGACGAGGATTTAAAGGTTACTATTCAGGCACTTGGCTGGAGAAATGGAGGGTATTATCTGCCTCTGCAAGATGACATCGCTTCAGTGGCATATTGGTATCAAACCCTGCCAACACAAGAATTTCCAAAGCTGCCTGGAGTTGAAAAGCTTGAAATAAATTAAATTTATTAAAAATGGGGGAGTTTTTATGAGATTTAGAAAAATGAGCTTACTTATGGTCGTTATGTTTTCTTTAGGCATTGTTTTATTTGATGGGATGGCAAGCAACAGGAAAGCTATTGCAGAACAGGAAAATCTAATTGAAGATGCGGGCTTTGAAAATCAAACAGCTGCTTCCATATCGCATCCATGGAGAATTGAAGGAGCAGGAGGAGTAGACAGAGAATTAGGCTATTCGCATTCAGGCTTAAATAATGCCTGGATTTATTCTAAGGATGGATGGACTAATATCTATCAGAAGGTTGACGTAGCAAAAAACACGGATTATATTTTTTCAGGCTGGGTAAAAAGCATAAATCAGTCAAATGGATACTTTGGAGCTAGAGCAAAAAGGGCGGATGGAAGCATTGTGATATTAAGTGAAACTGTATTTCATGATGAAACTCCAGCAGGCCAGCCTGACGAATACAAGCTGCTTTCTGTGACTGTGAATTCAGGTGATTACGACAGTTTGGAATTATATGCAGGCTTCTGGGGAAATGGAAATGACGCATGGGTTCAGGTAGATGATTTTTCCTTGGTTAAAGAAATAAAGCCTTCCACAACTGACAGCAGCAAGTTTGTTTTAAATGGAGTTAAAAATCTTACCAAGGTAGCACAGTTAACAGGTAAAAATTCAATAAATAAAACTGATAAATATGATCTGTATGGTACTGACCTTGGAAGCATGATTGAAATGAACGGAAAGGTCTATATGACCTTCGGCGACACCTTTGGCGTACGTCCAGACGACTTTATAGGTGGGGGAGGCAGCAATTGGCGCTCAAGTACCATGGCGGTAATATCCGATAAGAATCCTTCTGACGGATTAACCTTTGATGGTTTCATTACAGGACCGGATGGAAATGCCAAGGAGCTGTTAAGCTCTAAAAAGATAAATTACGATGAGATGACAGTTATTCCTACTGGCGGATTCAGCATAGGCAATAGATTATACTTAAACTTTATGTCAGTTCATCACTGGGGAGACCCTGGAAGATGGACCACTAACTACAGTGGCTTGGCGCGTTCTGATGACGGAGGCAACACATGGACAAAGCTAGACGATGTAAAATGGCCGGGAGGAAGCAATTTTATCCAGGTAACTACAGCTAAAAAGGGAAATGACATTTATTTTTGGAGTATACCTCAAGGAAGATTCGGCGGTGTTAAGCTGATGAAGTCGTCAATAAGCAGCGTAGAGGATATAAGCAAATATCAATATTTTGCCGGAACTGATAAAGATGGAGAGCCACTTTGGTCTTCTAACATGCCTGATGCAAGAGAAATAATTGAGGGTCCTGTTGGAGAATTGTCTGTAATTTGGAATAAATATTTAGGAAGATGGATTATGACCTATCTGAACGAGAAAACTGCTTCAATTGAAATGAGAGAAGGAATAACACCTTGGGGAGAGTGGAGCGAGCCGGTTACTGTTGCTAAAGGAACCGACTATCCTGGCTTGTATGGAGCCTTTATGACTCCTAAGTATGTAGAAGACAATGGCAGAGTTATATACTTTACAATGTCTCAATGGGATCCATATAACGTGTTCCTAATGAAGGTGGAACTAGACAGGTCAGGAAAAAAGAACAGCTATAAAATTGAAAAAATGGAGGACGAAGAAAATGCTGAAGGGCATTCCGAAGATAATATCGCCAGAGCTAATTAAAGTTTTGATGGAAATGGGACACGGAGACGAAATTGTCATTGCAGATGGCAATTTCCCGGCTGCTTCTTGCGCTAAAAGACTTATTAGATGCGATGGTCATAATGTTCCTGAGCTTTTAGACGCAATATTGAAGTTCTTTCCTGTAGATACAGATTCTAAATATTCAGCTTCGTTAATGCAGGTGGATATTGGGGAAAAGCTATTGCCTGTGATCTGGGAGGAATATAAGAAAGTGCTTAGAAAATATGAATCTAATTTTCAAGAATTTAATATTGCAGCCAGACAGGATTTTTATGATAAAGCAAAGAATGCATATGCTGTAATCGCTACAAGCGAGCCAGCTTTATATGCAAATATCATAATAAGAAAAGGTACAGTTTAATAGGAGGGACAATAAATGAGCAACAGATTGAATGGAAGCTTGCCAAAGATAGGAATAAGACCAATAATTGACGGACGTAGAAATGGTGTAAGAGAATCTCTTGAAGAGCAAACAATGAATATGGCAAAGGCCTTGGAAAAGCTTTTGACTGAGAATTTAAGACATCCAAGCGGAGAGGCGGTTGAGTGTGTAATTGCAGACTCTACCATAGGCGGAGTAGCTGAAGCAGCCAGATGTGCAGAAAAGTTTGAAAGAGAAGGCGTGGGCGTTTCAATATCCGTAACACCATGCTGGTGCTATGGGACTGAAACAATCGATATGAACCCTAACATACCAAAGGCAATATGGGGTTTTAACGGAACAGAAAGACCAGGAGCTGTTTACCTTGCAGCAGCACTTGCAGGACATAATCAAAAGGGACTTCCTGCCTTTGGAATTTACGGCAGAGATGTTCAGGATGCAGGCGACACATCAATTCCAGAGGATGTTAAGGAAAAGCTTCTTAAGTTTGCAAAAGCTGGACTGGCAGTTGCAACTATGAGAGGTAAATCATATTTGGCAATGGGTAGCGTTTCAATGGGTATAGCAGGTTCAGTAGTTAATCCTGACTTCTTTGAAAGCTATTTAGGAATGAGATGCGAGTACATAGACACTGCAGAGTTCACTCGCAGAATTGCACTTGAAATATATGACAGAGACGAATATGAAAAGGCTCTAAAGTGGGTTAAGGAAAACTGCAAGGAAGGAAAAGACAATAACCCAGTAGAAAAGCAATTTAAAAGGGAGCAGAAGGATAAGGATTGGGAAACTGTTGTTAAGATGACCTTAATAGCAAGAGACCTTATGATAGGAAATCAAAAGCTTGCTGAAATGGGATACGGAGAGGAAGCAGAAGGACATAATGCTATTGCTTCAGGTTTCCAGGGGCAAAGGCAATGGACTGATATGTTCCCAGATGGAGACTTCATGGAAGCTATATTAAATTCCTCCTTTGATTGGAATGGAATTAGAGAAGCCTTTGTTTATGCAACAGAGGATGACAGCTTAAATGGAGCATCAATGCTATTTGGACACCTTTTATCAAACACAGCACAATTGTTTGCAGATGTTAGAACCTACTGGAGTCCTGAAGCAGTTAAGAGAGTAACAGGAACAGAGCTTACTGGAAAAGCTGCAAATGGACTTATACACCTTATTAATTCAGGAGCAGCTACCCTTGATGCTACTGGACAGCAGTCTATTGACGGACAGCCTGCAATGAAGCCTTTTTGGGATATAACTGAAGAAGAGGTTGAAAAATGCCTTGAAGCAACTAGCTGGAGACCTGCAAATCTAGGATACATGAGAGGCGGCGGGTATTCCTCACAATTTTTAACAAAGGGTGGAATGCCAGTTACAATGTGTAGGTTGAATTTGATAAAGGGACTGGGAGCGGTTCTTCAAATTGCAGAGGGTTATTCCGTTGAGCTTCCTGAAGATGTTCATAAGACCTTGGATGACAGAACAGATCCATCCTGGCCAACAACCTGGTTTGCTCCAAACTTAACAGGGGAAGGCGCATTTAAGGATGTATATTCAGTTATGAACAACTGGGGAGCAAATCATGGAGCTATTAGCTACGGACACATAGGTGCAGAATTAATAACTCTAGCTTCGATGCTTAGAATTCCAGTAGCTATGCATAATGTGCCTGAGGAAAAAGTATTCAGACCAAGCGTATGGGGAGCCTATGGAACAAAAGACATGGAAAGTGCCGACTTCAGAGCTTGCGAAACCTATGGACCTTTATATGGATTAAAGTAGATTCGACAATTGATAAAAGGAAGTACTATTAAGCTTTAGTACTTCCTTTGCAATATAAAGAGGGATGTGATTATATGTCAAATAAAAAATATGCAATAGGACTGGACTTTGGCACGCAATCAGGACGTGCTGTTTTAGTAGAAGTAGAAACAGGAATGGAAGTTGCTGAAGCAGTTACTCCTTACAAATGCGGTGTAATTGATGAATATTTGCCTGAAACGAATTTAAAGCTTCCTCAAGATTTTGCTTTGCAAAATCCTGAGGATTATATAGAAGTATTAGAGACTGTCGTGCCAAAGGTAATGAAAGAGACAGGTATTAGCCCCGAAGATATAATTGGAATTGGAATTGACTTTACAGCCTGCACCATACTTCCTGTAACAAAGGATGGCACAGCGCTTTGCATGCTTTCGGAATATAGAGCTAATCCTCATGCCTGGGTTAAGCTTTGGAAGCATCATGCTGCCCAGAGGGAAGCTAATGATTTTAATAAAATTGCAGGCTTAAGAAATGAAAGTTTTATGTTCAGATACGGAGGCAAGATTTCCTCAGAATGGCTTGTCACTAAGATTTGGCAGATTTTAAAGGAAGCTCCTGAAATTTACTCAAATGCAGACAGCTTTATGGAAGCTGGAGACTGGGTAACTATGCAGCTTACAGGAATTAATGTAAGAAACAGTTGTGCTGCAGGCTATAAGGCTCTATGGAGCAAGAGCGAAGGATATCCTGATAAGAAATTCTTTAAGGCGCTTGATCCTAGGCTTGAAAATTTAGTGGAAGAAAAGCTAAACAGTCCTATACTGCCTATAGGAAGCAAGGCAGGATTACTTCGCAAGGAGATGGCTGCAAAGATGGGGCTTAGAGAAGGCATATCAGTTTCTGTAGCCAATGTGGATGCTCATGTTGCAGCACCTGCTGTCAAAGTGGTTGAGCCGGGAAAAATGCTTATGATCATGGGAACCTCAACCTGTCATATGCTTTTATCAAAAGAAAATAAGCTGGTAAAGGGTGTAGGCGGAGTAGTAGAAGATGGAATCATTCCAGGCTTTTATGGCTATGAAGCAGGACAGGCTGCTGTAGGAGACATATTTGAATGGTTTGTTGATAATCAGGTTCCTGAAAGCTATATGAAAGAAGCCGGAGAAAGAGGAATTAACATACATGTTCTTTTAGAGGAGAAGGCTTCAAAGCTAAAGCCAGGTGAAAGCGGGCTGCTTGCTTTGGATTGGTGGAATGGAAATAGGTCTACTCTTGTAGATGCGGATTTAACAGGAATGATATTAGGGGCAACCTTATTAACCAAGCCAGAGGAAATTTACAGAGCGCTTATTGAAGCCACAGCCTTTGGAACTAATGCAATAATAGAAGCATTTAGGGAGGAGGATATAGCTGTAGATGCTCTCTATGCCTGCGGAGGGCTGCCAGAGAAGAATAAAATGCTAATGCAGATTTATGCTGACGTTACTAATATGGAAATAAGAATTTCAGCTTCAAAGCAAACTCCTGCATTGGGCGCGGCTATGTTTGGAGCTGTTGCAGCAGGTAAAGAAAACGGAGGATACGATAGTTTGTTAGAAGCTGCAGAAAAAATGGCACGATTAAAGGACGAGGTGTTTAAGCCGATACCTGAGAATGTAAAGGTGTATGGAAAATTGTACCTAGAATATAAGAAACTATACGATTATTTTGGCAAAGGCGAAAATAATGTTATGAAGGTTTTAAAAGCACTTAAAAGCAACGACTAACAATTTTTAATTCTACGAAAAAAATAGATTATGTATTTGGAGGACTAAACTAATGAAATTATTTATTGATACTGCCAATGTTGAGGAAATAAGAGAAGCAAATGAAATGGGGGTTATTTGTGGAGTGACTACAAATCCATCATTGATTGCAAAAGAAGGACGAGATTTCAGTGAAGTTATTAAAGAGATAATCTCCATAGTTGACGGACCAATAAGTGGAGAGGTTATAAGCTTGAATGCTGAAGATATGATAGAAGAGGGTAGAGAAATAGCTAAAATTCATAAAAATATGGTAGTTAAGATACCTATGACTAGTGAGGGGCTAAAGGCTGTAAAGGTGCTTTCAAGTGAAGGAATAAAGACTAATGTAACACTAATTTTCACACCTTCTCAGGCATTGCTTGCAGCTAGAGCAGGAGCATCCTATGTAAGCCCATTCCTTGGAAGGTTAGATGATATAGCTGCAAATTCCATGGAGCTTATAGAGAAAATAGCTCATATATTTAATATTCATAAGATAGGAACTGAAATTATTACAGCAAGTACAAGGAACCCAATTCATGTACAAGAAGCAGCAGCGGCAGGTTCTCACATAGCTACAGTTCCATTTGCAGTTATAAAGCAAATGTTAAAGCATCCTTTAACTGATAGCGGAATTGAAAGGTTTATGAAGGACTGGAATGAAGCATTTAATAAAATAAGCTAGCTTAACAGTATGACTCTTCAAAAAACTTGGATTTGAAGGTGCCAATTAAATAAAAATAAATTTCAAAGCTGGTGCTAATGTGCACCAGCTTTTGCTACGTAAAAAACAATTTGTGTTAATAATAAGTGAAAAACATATAAAAATGTTTCTGAAACAATTTACAAAAATATTCAAAAAAGAATGAAAATTATCTTGAATTTACAGCAATAACTACTTATAATTAAAATAAGAGGTAAAAAATGTATTGAAGAAATGAAATAGCAGGAAGTGATTTTACAATATGTTTCAGAAACAAACAATGATATTTCTATGAAACAAATTAACTAATATAGATAAAATTTTTCAAATATTTTAAATACGAAAGGAACAAACAATGAAAACGACTGTGAGAAAAATCGCTACAGCAGCAGGCGTATCTCCTGCAACAGTATCTAGATATTTTAATGGTAATCAAAAATTGAACAGTGATACTATAGAAAAGATTGAAATAGTACTGCAAGACATGGAATACAGCCCTAAAATGAAGAAAATTAAATCAAGCAATTTAATCGGTGTTTTACTTCCGCACTTGCGCTATGGATTCTATGGTGATGCTCTTAGAGAGTTGATTGAACAAGCTGAAAACTATAATTTTAGCCTTGTTATTATTCCAACCAACCAAGAGAACAGCTATAGTTACAAAGATATTGTTGAAAAACATAATTTCAGAGGAATTATTTATTTTGAAGAAGAGATAGACAAAGACATCCTTAACTTTATGGAGGAAAGAGGCATTAGGACAGTGATGTGCGGCGGAGCAGCCCTTAATCATAGTTCTGATATGGTTCATGTTAATGATATGGCAGCGGCCTATGAGGGAACGAAATATCTGATTAAGCTTGGTCATAGAGATATTATGTTTATTTCAGATCATATACAAAACATTAGTGCAGGATTTCAAAGGATGACAGGAAGCAAAAGAGCAATGGAGGAAAGCTCCTTGAAGTTTGAAGAAGAAGCTATTAGCTATGGCCCTGTTACATATGAAGCTGGATATGAAGCAACAAAAAGATTTTTAGACAAGGGAAAGAAGTTTACAGCAATATTTGCTTATAGCGATGAACTGGCAATGGGGGCAATGGCTGCATTATTTGATGCAGGAATTCGCGTACCCGAAGAGGTTTCGGTGCTTGGTTTTGATGATTTGCAGATTGCATCTAGAATAAGACCTGCACTTACAACTATTCATCAGCCAATGAAAAGCTTTATAACCAAAACCTTAGAATTATTTTTAGAAGAAGGAAAGATTGATAATGTAGAAATATCACTTCCATTTTGTATAAAGGAAAGAGGAAGCTGCATGGAAATAAATAGAGAAGCTGCAGAGATAGAATCAAATAGGCTTTAATGTATTACGATATGACTCAAAATATGTATGAGGGAGGAGTGCTGACTAGTATAAAATAAAACTAAATTTATCAAAGTTTACATGAAGTGAAAAGGGGGAAATTTTATGTGGAAAAAATTATCAGTAGCAGCTATTTGCTTATGCATGACAATGTCTGCAATAGGCTGCAGCAAACAGGATAAGGCTGTAAACAACGGCAAACAGAACAATCCGGTTAATATTAGCCTTGTGATGTGGGATGAAGTACAAAAACCTGTAATTCAGCAGTCAATTGACAAGTTTAATAAGGCACATGAAGGAAAGATAATTGCAACTATAGAGCAGGTTCCATGGAACAACTACTGGACAAAGCTAGATGCTTCCTTGCAAACTAAAGAATCAGCCGATGTAATGTGGATGAATGTTTATTTGACCAAGTATGCAGATGCAGGAGTTGTAAAGCCTCTTGATGAATACATAGCTAAAGATAAATTAGATATGGGGCAGTATGTTGAAGGTCGTGTAAACGCTTTCAAGTTAGGAGGAAAACAATATGCCCTGCCTAAAGGTCTTGATAGCGTCTTTGTAGCTTATAACAAGGAGATATTTGAGCGCTATGGCGTTGAACAGCCTAAAAAGGGATGGACTTGGGATGATATGAAAAATACTGCAGCTCAGCTTCGAGACAAGATTAGCAAAGCTGGAGGAAGCGAGTATCCAATTGTTATGGAATTAGACGGACAACCATCTTGGCTGAATTTTGTAAAACAAAATGGTGGTTATTATGTTAGTGATGATGGTAAGAAAACCGGTATGGGCTTGGATGCATCAGTAGGTGCAATTCAGAATATGGTAGATTTAATGAGCAATAAGCTTATGGCGTCATATAAAGTGCTTTCTGAGACAAAGGGTACGGATCTTTTCTTA
The genomic region above belongs to Clostridium swellfunianum and contains:
- a CDS encoding ABC transporter substrate-binding protein, whose amino-acid sequence is MWKKLSVAAICLCMTMSAIGCSKQDKAVNNGKQNNPVNISLVMWDEVQKPVIQQSIDKFNKAHEGKIIATIEQVPWNNYWTKLDASLQTKESADVMWMNVYLTKYADAGVVKPLDEYIAKDKLDMGQYVEGRVNAFKLGGKQYALPKGLDSVFVAYNKEIFERYGVEQPKKGWTWDDMKNTAAQLRDKISKAGGSEYPIVMELDGQPSWLNFVKQNGGYYVSDDGKKTGMGLDASVGAIQNMVDLMSNKLMASYKVLSETKGTDLFLSGQGAMVFIGSWKSSVLEGSTIGKNGKIGLLQMPSLNGSNSSVLGGLGYCLSASSKNPDAAWELIKYLTSEESLNNEAVNGIDIPANKNAQAGYLKNFKNIDAQVILDASKTGFPYPSNGNFEWTSFVDDAVQKALSGVVTTKQALQEGSSKAQEVLDKLYKK